Proteins from a genomic interval of Phlebotomus papatasi isolate M1 chromosome 3, Ppap_2.1, whole genome shotgun sequence:
- the LOC129806759 gene encoding uncharacterized protein K02A2.6-like, with the protein MATKGPKDESEVKSSQTTKFVESCPNLGPYDPKGAFASYKERLELWFEGQGIEDEKIKRGQLMSVVGAAAYETVKGLVTPKKVSECSYKDLIQAMEAHYDPVPNEIVQRYNFYRRSQKEGETIAEFIAELRKLSEFCNFGDLEKAIRDRLVCGIKDDSTRKKLLAVKDLTYKKACDIARAEEAAAKGAETIQPEEGKVQAISKKGFAIEEGPGEMCFRCKKPHNASDCWFREAICRQCGEKGHIRRACTKEKSKKKKAGKKVNVVKLSDDTSDEDETVNQINTIAEQWNGVWVSVKIEGVPLEMEVDSGASNTVISEKDWKNLKISKDYRECNVKLQTWLKKGVTVKGKLKVKVELADRKVKLPLIITKEGGKPLLGRNWFQALGIKVLVPEVKAIEMDQMDRLSPLIEKHKGVFREELGAHPEIEVNLELKEDAKPVFMKHHAPPMALRERIDQELDKLIEQGVIEAVENSEWATPTTYRVKPNGDIRICGNYRGTVNLMSKKNPYPLPTVSELLAGAGGRYYSKIDLAQAYQQLKVNEETSRVLTWNTHRGLYRVKRLPFGISAAPGIFQKFMETLLAGIPGVLVFLDDILVIGNSAEEHYNRLELVLRKLDEAKLTVKKEKCKFGVEEIEFVGYRISSKGIKPLESHIKAIQDAPPPKDKEQLQAFLGLVNFYCRFIEDRATVAECLHRLLDETTNAEWKWEKIHDKAFRELKEALTSTDILMHYSLKVPLVLSCDSSSYGVGAVLAHKTERGEKPISYFSRTLNKHQRNYAQIDKEALSIIEAVKHFHNYIYGRKVTIITDHKPLLGIFNPNKPVPQIISQRMERWCLLLATYDYEIVYRKGKEHGNADGLSRLPLKEEVIEESEIGVISMLETDQSPIQAKEVQEATKKDPLLKKVKRWVLQGWPENCPGEDVKPYFLHRSEITVEKDILLRGTQVIIPKELQEKLMDSLHSTHLGIVNMKVLARMYMWWPKMDQQLERKVRECETCQTQRNNPPKAPLCEGNAPQKAWERLHVDFAGPHQGNNYLIVVDVTSKWLEVERVRSQSSEEVIRAMRRIFSTHGIPGEIFSDNGTCFVSREIRKFYESNGIKSITSSPWHPASNGQAERMVQTTKKALAKFTGDVDLKLARFLMVQHLTPNQTTGKAPCELLMGRRIRNCWSRLHPEEIKTERNKEHKEPRKFKEWDKVYARNFSGDKWIKAVVLEVTGPVSYKVQLEDGTVWRRHINQLIERVEASPTATADRPEEGTVASGSGSRVIQIEETIQNPEVTTPEEPGEVSQPETPLSELRRSGRERHPPSYLQDYVCD; encoded by the coding sequence ATGGCGACGAAAGGACCCAAAGACGAAAGTGAGGTTAAGTCTTCCCAGACAACAAAATTTGTTGAATCATGCCCAAATTTGGGGCCATACGACCCAAAAGGAGCTTTTGCAAGTTACAAGGAGAGGCTTGAGCTATGGTTCGAGGGTCAAGGAATTGAAGACGAGAAAATTAAACGGGGCCAATTGATGTCGGTGGTGGGAGCAGCAGCTTATGAAACCGTCAAGGGATTGGTGACCCCAAAAAAGGTGTCTGAATGTTCGTATAAAGACCTCATCCAAGCCATGGAAGCCCACTATGATCCTGTTCCCAATGAAATTGTACAACGGTACAATTTTTACAGAAGATCTCAGAAAGAAGGAGAGACTATAGCTGAGTTCATCGCAGAGCTAAGAAAGCTAtcagaattctgtaattttggGGACTTGGAAAAGGCCATCAGAGATCGTTTGGTGTGTGGAATTAAAGACGATTCAACTCGCAAGAAGTTGCTGGCAGTGAAGGACCTAACCTACAAAAAAGCGTGTGACATAGCAAGAGCAGAAGAGGCGGCTGCAAAGGGCGCGGAAACGATCCAACCAGAAGAAGGGAAAGTTCAAGCCATCTCTAAGAAAGGATTTGCTATAGAAGAGGGACCCGGGGAGATGTGTTTCCGATGTAAGAAACCACATAATGCCAGTGACTGTTGGTTTAGGGAGGCCATCTGCCGACAGTGTGGAGAAAAAGGACACATCCGCCGAGCATGCACCAAGGAAAAATCTAAGAAAAAGAAAGCAGGAAAGAAAGTAAATGTTGTGAAACTTTCAGATGACACTTCAGATGAAGACGAAACTGTAAATCAGATAAATACAATTGCTGAACAGTGGAATGGTGTTTGGGTGTCAGTGAAGATTGAAGGAGTTCCTCTAGAGATGGAAGTTGACTCAGGGGCATCCAATACAGTGATAAGTGAGAAGGATTGGAAGAACCTGAAGATTAGCAAAGATTATCGGGAGTGCAATGTGAAGCTACAAACTTGGCTTAAAAAAGGGGTCACTGTAAAAGGGAAATTAAAAGTGAAAGTTGAGTTGGCTGACAGGAAGGTAAAATTACCGTTGATTATCACCAAAGAAGGAGGTAAACCGTTGCTGGGAAGGAATTGGTTCCAAGCATTGGGAATCAAAGTGCTTGTTCCTGAAGTCAAAGCAATTGAGATGGACCAGATGGACAGATTGTCACCGTTGATAGAAAAACACAAGGGGGTATTCAGAGAAGAATTGGGTGCTCATCCCGAGATTGAGGTGAACTTAGAGTTGAAGGAAGACGCCAAACCTGTATTTATGAAACATCATGCTCCACCCATGGCTTTGAGAGAAAGGATTGACCAGGAATTAGACAAATTGATAGAGCAAGGGGTGATTGAAGCAGTGGAGAATTCAGAGTGGGCGACACCAACGACATACAGGGTGAAGCCAAATGGTGATATCCGCATTTGTGGAAATTATCGAGGAACGGTGAACCTGATGAGCAAGAAGAATCCGTATCCTCTACCTACAGTGTCAGAACTTCTCGCTGGAGCTGGAGGAAGGTACTATTCTAAAATCGACTTGGCTCAAGCATATCAGCAATTGAAAGTAAACGAAGAAACTAGCCGAGTTTTGACTTGGAATACTCATCGGGGTCTGTATCGAGTGAAGAGGCTACCTTTCGGGATTTCCGCAGCACCaggtatttttcaaaaatttatggaaaccCTTTTGGCAGGTATACCAGGGGTGTTAGTATTTTTGGATGATATCTTGGTAATAGGGAATAGTGCTGAAGAACATTATAACAGGCTTGAGTTGGTCCTTAGGAAATTAGATGAGGCTAAATTAACTGTGAAGAAAGAGAAATGTAAGTTTGGGGTAGAAGAAATTGAGTTTGTGGGCTATAGAATTAGTAGTAAAGGGATAAAACCTTTGGAAAGTCACATTAAGGCTATACAAGACGCCCCTCCCCCAAAAGACAAGGAACAGTTGCAGGCATTTCTGGGATTAGTTAATTTTTATTGTCGATTCATTGAAGATAGGGCCACAGTAGCTGAATGTTTGCATAGGTTGCTAGATGAAACTACAAATGCTGAGTGGAAGTGGGAAAAAATTCATGATAAAGCATTTAGGGAACTGAAGGAAGCTCTCACGTCCACAGACATTTTGATGCATTACAGTTTGAAAGTACCTTTGGTTTTGAGTTGTGATAGCTCTTCGTACGGGGTGGGGGCTGTTCTGGCTCATAAAACTGAAAGAGGAGAGAAACCAATTTCGTACTTTTCAAGGACACTCAACAAGCATCAAAGGAATTACGCTCAAATTGACAAAGAGGCTCTGTCGATAATTGAAGCAGTGAAACATTTCCATAATTACATTTATGGAAGGAAAGTGACCATCATAACAGATCACAAGCCGTTGTTGGGAATTTTTAACCCGAATAAACCAGTTCCTCAAATTATTTCCCAAAGGATGGAAAGATGGTGCCTTCTGTTAGCTACTTATGACTATGAAATAGTCTATCGAAAGGGGAAGGAACATGGCAATGCAGACGGGTTAAGCAGACTACCTTTGAAAGAGGAAGTGATCGAAGAGAGTGAAATTGGAGTGATTTCTATGTTGGAAACGGATCAATCTCCAATCCAGGCAAAAGAAGTTCAAGAAGCCACGAAAAAAGATCCATTGTTGAAGAAAGTCAAAAGATGGGTGTTGCAAGGGTGGCCAGAAAACTGTCCAGGCGAGGATGTGAAACCATATTTTCTCCACAGGAGTGAAATAACAGTGGAAAAGGATATACTTCTGAGAGGAACACAAGTGATAATCCCAAAGGAACTTCAAGAAAAGTTGATGGACTCTCTACACAGTACACATCTGGGTATAGTCAACATGAAAGTCTTGGCTAGAATGTATATGTGGTGGCCAAAAATGGATCAACAACTTGAAAGAAAAGTGAGGGAATGTGAAACGTGCCAAACTCAGAGAAACAATCCACCGAAAGCTCCATTGTGTGAAGGAAATGCACCACAGAAAGCCTGGGAAAGACTGCACGTAGACTTTGCCGGACCTCATCAGGGCAACAACTATTTGATTGTCGTAGATGTGACGTCTAAATGGTTGGAAGTTGAACGAGTAAGGAGCCAATCGTCAGAGGAAGTGATAAGAGCGATGAGAAGGATCTTTTCGACTCATGGAATCCCAGGAGAAATTTTCTCGGACAACGGAACTTGTTTCGTGTCAAGGGAAATCAGGAAATTTTATGAGTCAAATGGCATCAAAAGTATCACATCGTCTCCGTGGCATCCTGCCAGCAATGGTCAGGCAGAAAGAATGGTTCAAACAACCAAAAAGGCTTTGGCAAAATTTACCGGTGACGTCGACTTGAAGTTAGCCAGATTCCTTATGGTTCAACACCTTACTCCAAACCAGACTACTGGGAAGGCACCCTGTGAACTTTTGATGGGAAGGAGGATAAGGAACTGCTGGAGTCGGCTACACCCAGAGGAGATTAAGACAGAAAGGAATAAAGAACACAAAGAACCGAGGAAATTCAAGGAGTGGGACAAGGTCTACGCTAGAAATTTTTCAGGGGACAAGTGGATAAAAGCTGTGGTTCTGGAAGTAACAGGACCAGTGTCCTACAAGGTACAGCTCGAAGATGGAACTGTCTGGAGGAGACACATAAATCAGTTGATAGAGCGAGTGGAAGCTTCTCCAACAGCGACGGCTGACAGACCGGAAGAAGGAACAGTTGCCTCAGGCTCAGGGTCAAGAGTGATACAAATTGAAGAGACCATACAGAACCCAGAAGTCACCACCCCTGAAGAGCCTGGCGAAGTCTCACAGCCAGAGACTCCTTTAAGCGAGTTGAGAAGGTCAGGACGTGAGCGCCATCCTCCCAGTTATTTACAGGATTATGTCTGTGACTAA